The Pseudoalteromonas spongiae UST010723-006 genome window below encodes:
- a CDS encoding curli assembly protein CsgF — MINKIIVSSVLLVFSSCVVSTELVYTPVNPSFGGSPLNGAMLLNKAQSQNKHRAPINEKTYAEKFQESLERSYINRMVREITDLAFGEGVEDSMFNQDSIFTSGDYEIQILTSGSDTITVQITNMVTGEVVVVEVPRFGE; from the coding sequence ATGATAAATAAAATAATAGTAAGCAGCGTTTTATTGGTATTTTCAAGCTGTGTTGTCAGCACCGAGTTAGTGTATACGCCGGTTAATCCAAGTTTTGGTGGCAGCCCGCTCAACGGCGCAATGCTGCTGAACAAAGCACAATCACAAAACAAACACCGTGCGCCCATCAACGAAAAAACCTACGCCGAAAAATTTCAAGAATCATTAGAGCGTTCTTATATTAACCGCATGGTGCGCGAAATAACCGATCTCGCGTTTGGTGAAGGTGTAGAAGACAGCATGTTCAATCAAGACTCCATTTTCACCAGCGGTGACTATGAAATTCAAATCTTAACCAGTGGTAGCGACACCATAACGGTGCAAATTACCAATATGGTTACGGGCGAAGTTGTGGTTGTTGAAGTACCGAGGTTTGGCGAATGA
- a CDS encoding tetratricopeptide repeat-containing sensor histidine kinase → MSRCVFWLFVMCSLAFFVHANEVSLPKNNADISDVIHFLKKNSINSPKIVISYIEDNKLTQKALSHEEKIKVLSYYAQANQFIGEIEKANALLAEAFTIISNGSVSADTQAIALFVRAVISSETTKYTQALNDLNAVIALYPKDSNNKNIGKAYQTLADTYLLINDYKNTFDALYKSQFVFKAMKDQTMLAVSYGRLGSVYRSIGDFDKALENMLKSLKALEGTQAERRVAITYNNTAIIYKDLGRYDEAINLHKRSLILKEKIGYQRGMVYSYNNLGETYRLKGDKVQAQRYLDEAQALAVKLNNTMLLGSTYLYRARIAKQNNQLEQALTHLDNAMTIYQKRNSKARISEAWVEYGDIYFAQGDFVKAENSYQHAIELSQAVQKNVVTFAAYEGLVNALKQQQNYQKALNALIVYQGLKSALFDKQSQQRLESLIVENQLFNAQQKLKFAQQEGKLKQAELERVETHRNWSAFTLVVIFIISWLIYRKVQQHNRIKVEIKARKALEESERRLNLALWGSGDTLWDWDLTSGEITRENLPTHSRFSSNASGLDAKALKEFVHPDDYSSLTDAFDAHIRNKTPFFEASYRVLDKQGEWCWLLDRGKVVDTDEHGKALRITGTQRDITKLKQQEVALLELNSELEQRVAQRTTELATMNQQLMHTIEKLEVAQEYIIEAEKHAALGSMVAGLAHEINTPLGTAITAVSHLKMQTVTTESQFKSKTLSSQAFESFLNDVNNSSELIESGVGKAGELVERFKLLAGKNSAQKPTVINLATLLLESFKVALNTLQRDPETANLTISGDAELVSFAATLAQVFNILVENALLHADVPYVEITCELSKVGSGVEINFYDNGKNIQVGDEKRIFEPFYTRKRQRGYAGLGLHIAYNNVTQDLNGSIECYRDASKGLGYKIKLPSIES, encoded by the coding sequence ATGTCACGTTGTGTATTCTGGTTATTTGTTATGTGTAGCTTAGCGTTTTTTGTGCATGCCAACGAGGTTTCGCTGCCAAAAAATAACGCCGATATTTCTGACGTGATCCATTTTCTTAAAAAGAATTCCATCAACAGTCCAAAAATAGTCATAAGTTATATAGAAGACAACAAGCTAACGCAAAAAGCGCTTAGCCATGAAGAGAAAATTAAAGTATTAAGCTATTACGCTCAGGCGAATCAATTTATAGGCGAAATTGAAAAAGCTAATGCCCTGCTAGCAGAAGCATTTACCATAATCAGTAATGGCTCAGTGTCAGCTGACACACAGGCAATTGCCTTGTTTGTGCGCGCTGTTATTAGCAGTGAAACGACAAAATATACACAAGCACTCAATGATTTAAATGCAGTTATTGCACTTTATCCCAAAGACAGTAATAACAAAAATATTGGTAAGGCTTATCAAACCCTCGCAGATACGTATCTACTGATAAATGACTACAAAAATACCTTTGATGCGCTATACAAAAGCCAATTTGTTTTTAAGGCAATGAAAGATCAAACCATGCTCGCTGTGAGCTATGGTCGCCTTGGTTCGGTCTATCGTTCAATTGGGGATTTCGATAAAGCCCTAGAAAATATGCTTAAATCACTTAAAGCATTAGAGGGTACTCAGGCTGAAAGGCGAGTTGCAATTACTTACAACAATACCGCAATTATCTATAAAGACTTAGGCCGCTATGATGAAGCGATTAACTTACATAAACGATCGCTCATTCTTAAAGAAAAAATTGGTTATCAGCGTGGCATGGTGTATTCCTACAACAACTTGGGCGAAACGTATCGACTAAAAGGCGATAAAGTACAAGCGCAGCGCTACTTAGATGAAGCACAAGCCCTTGCGGTAAAGCTTAATAATACCATGTTACTTGGTTCTACTTATTTGTATCGAGCACGCATAGCTAAACAAAACAACCAGTTAGAGCAAGCGTTAACGCATCTAGACAATGCCATGACGATTTACCAAAAACGAAATTCAAAAGCACGTATATCGGAAGCATGGGTTGAATATGGCGATATTTACTTCGCGCAAGGTGATTTTGTAAAAGCTGAAAATAGCTATCAACACGCAATTGAACTGAGTCAGGCTGTGCAAAAAAATGTCGTGACCTTTGCTGCCTATGAAGGCTTAGTGAACGCGTTAAAACAACAGCAAAATTACCAAAAAGCACTTAATGCATTAATCGTCTATCAAGGGTTGAAATCGGCCTTATTTGATAAACAAAGCCAACAGCGACTTGAATCCTTAATTGTAGAAAATCAATTATTTAACGCCCAGCAAAAACTAAAGTTTGCTCAGCAAGAGGGTAAGTTAAAGCAGGCCGAGTTAGAGCGGGTAGAAACACACCGAAACTGGAGCGCTTTTACCCTGGTTGTTATTTTTATTATTAGCTGGTTAATTTATCGAAAAGTGCAGCAGCATAATCGTATAAAAGTAGAGATCAAAGCGCGTAAAGCATTAGAAGAAAGCGAGCGAAGACTCAACCTCGCTCTTTGGGGCAGCGGCGATACGCTCTGGGACTGGGACTTAACTAGTGGCGAAATTACGCGCGAAAATTTACCGACACACTCGCGCTTTTCATCAAATGCATCCGGGCTTGATGCAAAAGCACTGAAAGAGTTTGTGCACCCCGACGACTATTCATCACTTACCGATGCGTTTGACGCCCATATTCGCAATAAAACGCCGTTTTTTGAAGCGAGTTATCGGGTGCTAGACAAACAAGGTGAATGGTGCTGGTTGCTTGATAGGGGCAAAGTAGTTGATACCGATGAGCATGGTAAAGCATTGCGCATTACCGGAACGCAACGAGATATTACCAAACTAAAGCAACAAGAAGTTGCGCTATTAGAGTTAAACAGTGAGCTTGAGCAGCGCGTTGCACAAAGAACGACTGAACTTGCAACAATGAACCAGCAACTGATGCATACAATTGAAAAATTAGAAGTTGCTCAAGAGTATATTATTGAAGCCGAAAAACACGCAGCGTTAGGCAGCATGGTTGCGGGGCTTGCCCATGAAATAAATACCCCGCTCGGCACTGCGATCACTGCCGTAAGCCATCTTAAAATGCAAACAGTGACTACAGAGTCGCAATTTAAAAGTAAAACCTTATCAAGCCAAGCGTTTGAGAGTTTCTTAAATGATGTAAATAATAGTAGCGAATTGATTGAAAGTGGGGTTGGTAAGGCGGGTGAACTGGTAGAGCGCTTTAAACTACTTGCCGGTAAAAATAGCGCACAAAAGCCGACTGTGATAAACCTTGCGACCCTATTATTAGAAAGCTTTAAAGTGGCGTTAAACACGCTGCAACGTGACCCCGAAACCGCCAACTTAACCATCAGTGGTGATGCGGAGTTAGTTAGCTTTGCGGCAACATTAGCACAGGTATTTAATATTCTTGTAGAAAATGCGTTACTGCATGCTGATGTACCGTATGTAGAAATAACCTGTGAACTATCTAAAGTAGGCTCAGGTGTTGAAATAAATTTTTATGATAACGGTAAAAACATTCAGGTTGGCGATGAAAAACGGATATTTGAACCTTTCTATACTCGAAAACGGCAGCGCGGATATGCAGGGCTTGGTTTGCACATTGCGTACAATAACGTAACCCAAGACCTTAATGGAAGTATTGAGTGTTACCGTGATGCGAGTAAAGGGCTCGGTTATAAAATAAAGTTACCCTCTATTGAAAGTTAA
- a CDS encoding NlpC/P60 family protein, whose amino-acid sequence MLLRQNTAPLLCLTLCLALAACAKSPSNATTPVPKNKVNVSSNNSVANALYQQLDAWQGVPYKLGGTSKKGIDCSAFVQTTYIDRFGFLLPRTTLKQAEFGNKVSKTGLQAGDLVFFKTGFRTYHVGIYIEDNQFLHASTSQGVIVSSLKNSYWRSAFWQAKRINF is encoded by the coding sequence ATGCTGTTACGCCAAAATACCGCCCCATTACTTTGCCTAACACTTTGTTTAGCACTCGCTGCCTGTGCAAAATCCCCCTCAAACGCTACAACACCTGTGCCTAAAAACAAAGTAAACGTATCAAGTAATAACTCTGTGGCGAATGCGCTTTATCAACAGCTAGATGCTTGGCAAGGCGTGCCATACAAACTGGGTGGTACATCAAAAAAAGGCATTGATTGTTCGGCGTTCGTGCAAACCACCTATATTGACCGTTTTGGCTTTTTATTACCGCGCACTACCCTTAAACAAGCTGAATTTGGCAACAAAGTGAGTAAAACAGGCTTACAAGCGGGCGATTTAGTGTTTTTTAAAACAGGTTTTCGTACTTATCATGTTGGTATTTATATTGAGGATAATCAGTTTTTACATGCCTCAACCAGCCAAGGAGTTATTGTGTCGTCGTTAAAAAATAGCTATTGGCGAAGCGCTTTTTGGCAGGCAAAACGCATTAACTTTTAA
- a CDS encoding CsgE family curli-type amyloid fiber assembly protein has translation MHSIIKLIITLTLLGASFSPQANGEDIEISGLLLDRTLSRSGKEFYHSYSLLWQDMPSTTGINVVIKEAVVPRAGTKLFVEVNSKAIYATYMGRRIEPVKDKVEQAIFATIDAIAKSKFSEQSEDLASSGW, from the coding sequence ATGCATTCAATTATAAAACTAATCATAACGCTAACGCTTTTAGGCGCCTCTTTTAGCCCGCAAGCAAATGGCGAAGATATTGAAATTAGTGGCCTGTTACTCGACAGAACATTAAGTCGCTCGGGTAAAGAGTTTTACCACTCGTACAGTTTGTTATGGCAAGACATGCCAAGCACTACTGGCATTAATGTCGTAATAAAAGAAGCGGTTGTACCGCGCGCTGGTACTAAATTGTTTGTTGAAGTTAATAGCAAAGCAATTTATGCCACTTACATGGGTCGTCGCATCGAGCCAGTAAAAGATAAAGTAGAACAAGCGATTTTCGCGACAATTGACGCAATCGCCAAGTCTAAGTTTTCTGAGCAAAGTGAAGACTTAGCAAGCAGTGGATGGTAA
- the sigZ gene encoding RNA polymerase sigma factor SigZ: MVVTVVNIEEIWLEYQHALTRFLKKKVANSADVEDLMQEIFIKTHKNLHLLNDISKLKSWLFQIANNTIIDFYRARGKQHEIPESLTTSDNEESVQQDLVDCLTPFIQHLPEPQRALLIAVDLENAQQKVLAEHMGIHYSTLKSRVQTSRKALRELFDECCHFEFDTFGRAIDYQRKSCNNIKPKQLE, from the coding sequence ATGGTAGTAACTGTCGTGAATATTGAAGAAATATGGCTTGAATATCAGCACGCATTAACGCGCTTTTTAAAAAAGAAGGTGGCTAACAGCGCTGATGTAGAAGATTTAATGCAAGAAATTTTTATTAAAACCCATAAAAACCTGCATTTGCTAAATGATATTAGCAAACTCAAGTCGTGGCTTTTTCAAATCGCTAACAACACGATTATTGATTTTTATCGTGCCCGCGGAAAACAACATGAAATACCAGAGTCGCTTACTACTTCTGATAACGAAGAGTCAGTACAACAAGATTTAGTCGATTGTTTAACGCCATTTATTCAACACTTACCTGAACCACAGCGCGCGTTGCTTATCGCGGTTGATTTAGAAAATGCCCAACAAAAAGTATTAGCTGAACATATGGGAATTCACTACTCCACGTTAAAATCGCGTGTACAAACAAGTCGAAAAGCCCTTAGAGAACTGTTTGACGAATGTTGCCATTTCGAATTTGATACTTTTGGTCGCGCTATTGATTATCAACGTAAATCATGTAACAACATAAAGCCAAAGCAATTAGAGTAA
- a CDS encoding OmpA family protein, with the protein MVQFRTATAEIEPLYNTQLEQVLALLSQQKSAHVELFGYADKRGDDQSNHALSLARSNAIANYLITNGIAKERVSIMARGDDDAHYDTADNEGLFFDRRVIINLKSS; encoded by the coding sequence ATGGTGCAATTTAGAACGGCAACCGCTGAAATCGAGCCGCTGTATAATACCCAATTAGAACAGGTATTAGCGTTATTATCACAGCAAAAATCAGCTCACGTTGAATTGTTTGGTTACGCCGACAAACGTGGTGACGACCAAAGCAATCATGCGCTCTCGCTTGCTCGCTCAAATGCCATCGCCAACTACCTCATTACTAACGGCATAGCCAAAGAGCGCGTAAGCATTATGGCCCGTGGTGATGATGATGCGCATTACGACACAGCAGATAACGAAGGCTTGTTTTTCGACAGACGTGTGATTATCAATTTAAAGTCAAGCTAA
- a CDS encoding curlin has translation MNKNKSLLALAVALAVGSTSAMASTKDDSKSVKANNTVQNVANTMVVNQTSETGAAFGNDLVALQEGDLNYLKTETQGSANSTQTTQVGTSNILLLNTQGNDNLELYDQNGSSHIALTELTGDANQITVNQSGAGFFGISNEAVNIVTGDNNDITIEQGDGGHWAYNQAMEGNDNTVYINQSGVWNETNLESVQGDVNDIEVEQSGFWNVLGVQELVGHNNELSVNQQGDVQRVVIGSVTGDDNDISIVQEGAENDFTAAIVEGSDNTVSIDQEGTGNKFDSTYIIGSDNELIVEQNGDGNESSSDIVGDNNDFQVTQLGNDNSSYVGAIGDNNELIVHQDGDANASHLAHFNGSDNDVNITQVGNENSSYVQSSYPDQSLTSYNNDINVQQLGNQNESAVTFSTAVDSNDNTLDIAQNGEINSLDLLIEGSGNMLNIAQTGNYNMIGGMGTGGFVVQGSDVELSISQVGDGNLVDGGIYSASGSVTVTQTGDYNTATIIQQ, from the coding sequence GTGAATAAGAATAAATCTTTACTAGCCTTAGCTGTAGCACTGGCTGTTGGCTCTACTTCGGCAATGGCAAGTACAAAAGACGACAGTAAATCGGTTAAAGCAAATAACACTGTGCAAAATGTCGCAAACACTATGGTTGTCAACCAAACATCTGAGACCGGTGCTGCTTTTGGTAACGATTTAGTTGCACTGCAAGAAGGCGATTTGAACTACCTTAAAACTGAAACGCAAGGTAGCGCGAACAGCACGCAAACCACGCAAGTGGGCACTTCTAATATCTTGCTGTTAAACACACAAGGTAACGACAACCTTGAATTGTACGACCAAAATGGTTCATCACACATTGCACTAACTGAGCTAACAGGCGACGCAAACCAAATTACGGTAAATCAGTCTGGCGCAGGCTTTTTTGGTATTTCTAATGAAGCGGTAAACATTGTGACAGGCGATAATAACGATATCACAATTGAGCAAGGTGACGGCGGTCATTGGGCTTATAACCAAGCAATGGAAGGCAACGACAATACGGTTTACATTAATCAGTCGGGCGTTTGGAATGAAACAAATCTAGAGAGCGTGCAAGGCGATGTAAACGATATTGAAGTTGAACAGTCTGGCTTTTGGAACGTGCTTGGCGTTCAAGAATTGGTTGGCCACAATAACGAACTAAGCGTAAATCAACAAGGCGATGTGCAGCGCGTTGTAATTGGCTCAGTAACGGGCGACGATAACGACATCAGCATTGTACAAGAAGGTGCTGAGAATGATTTCACAGCAGCCATTGTTGAAGGTTCAGATAACACTGTTTCAATCGACCAAGAAGGCACAGGCAACAAGTTTGATAGCACTTACATTATTGGCTCTGATAACGAATTAATCGTTGAACAAAATGGTGACGGCAACGAATCAAGCAGTGACATTGTTGGTGACAACAATGATTTCCAAGTAACACAACTTGGCAATGACAATAGCTCGTATGTTGGCGCAATTGGCGATAACAACGAACTAATCGTACACCAAGACGGTGACGCTAACGCAAGTCATCTAGCACATTTCAATGGTAGCGATAACGACGTTAACATCACGCAAGTGGGTAACGAAAATAGCAGCTATGTTCAATCGTCTTACCCTGATCAATCACTTACTAGCTACAACAACGACATTAACGTGCAGCAGCTAGGTAATCAAAACGAATCAGCGGTGACATTTAGCACAGCCGTAGACAGCAATGACAACACGCTTGATATTGCCCAAAACGGCGAAATTAACTCGCTTGATCTACTAATTGAAGGCAGTGGCAACATGCTTAATATCGCGCAAACAGGTAACTACAACATGATTGGCGGTATGGGTACCGGCGGATTTGTAGTGCAAGGCTCTGATGTTGAACTATCAATTTCACAAGTTGGCGACGGCAACTTAGTGGATGGTGGTATTTACAGTGCATCAGGTAGCGTAACTGTAACGCAAACGGGTGATTACAACACTGCAACAATTATTCAGCAGTAA
- a CDS encoding S8 family serine peptidase: protein MKAKLSAISLALLPLVASASATATPAVKSADGYKNNSVIVVYKQHARAADKAAARKLVAATISDANLDEIDDRYNHILKGRMAQYTLNDNDVKGAISKLQNHPAVEYVEPDHIVSINAQPDDPQFSDLWGLHNTGQTGGTNDADIDAPEAWDISTGSRDVVVGIIDTGVDHTHEDIQANAWVNPNEIAGDGIDNDGNGYIDDIHGINAITDVGDPMDDQGHGTHVAGTIGATGNNSQGVVGVNHSVSMVGCKFLSAQGTGSTSDAIKCINYMVGLKNAGVDIKVLNNSWGGGGFSQALSDAITASEQADILFVAAAGNDAVDNDANPHYPSSYEHDSVLAVASTDHSDNMSNFSQWGLTSVDMGAPGSSILSTVPGNGYATYSGTSMATPHVAGAAALVLSLNPTLSALQLKELLMNSGDANAALQGKTVAGTRLNVYSALEQSNPEPGFRLITSPTSQTVTAGQTATYEFEIASVANWDDVVTLTLDSSIAGAALSTNTATPGQIVTLTVPTAADTQWGDYNFTVTGQSGALEKSSTVGLYVNPQGLADFTYDNNDAVSIPDNDPAGASSVITVPDEITIFNTLATVNITHTYIGDLIVTLTSPTGTVTTLHNKSGGSSDNINQTYEAVIFNGENAAGDWTLHVEDTYSADTGSLDSWSLTFSAIGDVAPVAPVADFTFERDGYNVMFTNASSDRNNDIVSYLWDFGDGNTSTEATPVHAYAAAGNYSVSLTTTDAEGLSDTASKDVQISDANIVVDVKRANLSRTGFMRVELLIDGATEGTVDVYRNGELYETVENVGVYRDFSRGVTETNFTYKVCQAGDVCSNEVTVNFN, encoded by the coding sequence ATGAAAGCGAAACTTTCTGCAATTTCACTTGCTTTGCTTCCTTTGGTGGCAAGCGCATCAGCAACAGCGACACCAGCGGTTAAAAGCGCTGACGGTTACAAAAATAACTCAGTTATTGTTGTGTACAAACAACATGCTCGCGCAGCAGATAAAGCAGCTGCACGTAAGCTTGTAGCTGCGACTATTTCAGATGCAAACCTTGATGAAATAGATGATCGTTATAACCACATTCTTAAAGGTCGTATGGCGCAATACACGTTGAATGATAACGATGTAAAAGGCGCAATATCAAAACTGCAAAATCACCCAGCAGTAGAATATGTAGAGCCTGATCATATTGTGTCGATTAATGCACAACCTGATGATCCACAGTTCAGTGATTTATGGGGCCTTCACAACACAGGTCAAACCGGTGGCACAAATGATGCCGATATTGATGCGCCAGAGGCTTGGGATATCTCAACCGGTAGTCGCGACGTTGTCGTGGGCATTATCGATACGGGTGTTGACCATACACACGAAGACATTCAAGCCAATGCGTGGGTTAACCCAAATGAAATCGCAGGCGATGGCATCGATAACGATGGCAATGGCTACATTGACGATATTCACGGTATAAATGCAATTACCGATGTGGGCGACCCAATGGATGACCAAGGTCACGGTACCCACGTTGCGGGCACAATTGGTGCAACGGGTAACAATAGCCAAGGTGTAGTGGGTGTTAACCACTCTGTATCTATGGTTGGTTGTAAGTTCTTATCAGCACAAGGCACGGGTTCAACTTCAGATGCAATTAAATGTATCAACTACATGGTTGGCTTAAAAAATGCTGGTGTCGATATCAAGGTACTAAACAACAGCTGGGGTGGCGGTGGCTTTAGCCAAGCGCTATCTGACGCGATCACTGCATCTGAACAAGCTGATATCTTATTTGTTGCCGCGGCAGGTAACGACGCGGTAGATAACGACGCAAACCCTCATTACCCTTCTAGTTACGAGCATGACAGCGTATTAGCTGTAGCAAGTACTGATCACTCAGATAATATGTCGAATTTCTCACAATGGGGTTTAACAAGCGTTGATATGGGTGCACCAGGTTCAAGTATTTTATCTACTGTGCCAGGCAATGGCTATGCAACTTACTCAGGTACGTCAATGGCAACACCACATGTTGCAGGTGCTGCAGCATTAGTATTATCGTTAAACCCAACGCTGAGTGCATTACAGTTAAAAGAGTTATTAATGAACTCAGGTGATGCAAACGCGGCACTGCAAGGTAAAACGGTTGCTGGTACGCGATTAAACGTATACAGCGCACTTGAACAGTCTAATCCTGAGCCTGGATTTAGATTGATCACAAGCCCAACATCACAAACCGTAACAGCAGGTCAAACAGCAACGTATGAGTTTGAAATTGCGTCTGTTGCGAATTGGGATGACGTAGTAACACTTACTTTAGACTCATCAATTGCTGGTGCTGCACTGTCAACTAACACTGCTACACCGGGTCAGATTGTTACGCTAACTGTGCCTACTGCCGCTGATACGCAGTGGGGTGATTATAATTTCACGGTAACAGGTCAAAGTGGCGCGTTAGAGAAATCAAGTACAGTTGGTTTATATGTTAACCCACAAGGGCTCGCTGATTTCACTTACGACAATAACGACGCAGTATCAATTCCAGACAATGATCCAGCGGGTGCATCGTCTGTCATTACTGTGCCAGATGAAATCACTATCTTTAACACACTCGCGACGGTTAATATTACTCACACCTACATTGGTGATTTAATTGTTACCCTTACTTCACCGACAGGCACTGTGACAACACTGCACAATAAATCGGGCGGTTCGAGTGACAATATTAACCAAACGTATGAAGCTGTTATTTTCAATGGTGAAAATGCCGCTGGCGATTGGACCTTACATGTTGAAGATACCTACAGCGCAGACACAGGCTCATTAGACAGCTGGTCATTAACCTTCAGTGCAATTGGCGATGTTGCGCCAGTAGCACCGGTTGCTGATTTTACCTTTGAGCGTGATGGCTACAATGTGATGTTCACAAACGCAAGTAGTGATCGCAACAATGATATTGTGTCGTATCTGTGGGACTTCGGTGATGGCAATACATCAACTGAAGCGACCCCAGTTCATGCGTATGCGGCGGCGGGCAATTACAGCGTGTCATTAACCACAACTGATGCAGAAGGCTTAAGTGATACTGCGAGTAAAGATGTTCAGATCTCAGACGCCAACATTGTGGTTGATGTGAAACGTGCAAACTTATCGCGCACAGGCTTTATGCGTGTTGAGTTATTAATCGATGGCGCAACAGAAGGTACTGTTGACGTTTACCGTAATGGTGAATTGTATGAAACAGTAGAAAATGTGGGTGTTTATCGTGACTTTAGCCGTGGTGTAACTGAAACAAACTTTACCTATAAAGTTTGTCAGGCAGGTGATGTTTGCTCAAATGAAGTAACGGTTAATTTCAATTAA
- a CDS encoding helix-turn-helix transcriptional regulator, translating to MTRTKSQVYLQVAANAQQQNTTEILLKVLETLCLNVKVESLFPASIDSSDSAELYLICAKDAPWNDMLPSALINLARHHKVVIYDAHKDNICEQLLLLANVKGVFYQNDTPDVLFKGIQKVLNSELWFQRGAICDAFSNLLALQLQRQDSSGHNEALDKLTNRERTIIRLVSQGAQNKDVAEQLHISDHTVKTHLYSAFRKTKARNRIELVNWAQQFLPSLVKSGIDISHQS from the coding sequence GTGACAAGGACGAAATCTCAAGTTTACTTACAAGTTGCCGCTAATGCGCAACAACAAAACACAACGGAAATTCTACTTAAAGTACTCGAAACATTGTGCTTAAACGTAAAGGTAGAGTCGCTGTTCCCAGCATCAATCGATTCATCGGACAGTGCAGAACTGTATTTAATTTGCGCTAAAGATGCGCCGTGGAATGATATGTTGCCCAGCGCGCTTATTAATCTGGCGCGTCATCATAAAGTAGTGATTTATGACGCGCATAAAGATAATATTTGCGAGCAATTACTGCTGCTAGCTAATGTTAAAGGTGTTTTTTACCAAAACGATACACCTGATGTATTGTTTAAAGGCATACAAAAAGTACTGAATAGCGAGTTGTGGTTTCAACGTGGTGCAATTTGTGATGCATTTTCAAATCTATTGGCGCTACAGTTGCAACGGCAAGATAGTAGCGGGCACAACGAAGCGTTAGATAAGCTTACTAACCGCGAACGCACAATTATTCGCTTGGTGTCGCAAGGCGCACAAAATAAAGACGTTGCTGAGCAGCTGCATATTAGTGATCATACGGTCAAAACCCACCTTTACAGTGCGTTTCGCAAAACTAAAGCGCGAAACCGCATTGAATTGGTTAACTGGGCACAGCAGTTTTTGCCTTCGCTGGTTAAAAGCGGCATTGATATTAGTCACCAAAGTTAA
- a CDS encoding curlin subunit CsgB yields MRTSVFYLAALSNSHLALAKDLQESPLSLSLNTSLQYRVGAQQHQVVITQYGILNKATVNQINETSNQAHVTQYGTNNEAALFQYGANNVVNLLQQGNNNQAHILQQGDGNTANISQAGEQTFTVQQIGNGIEVNVTFYKQ; encoded by the coding sequence TTGCGCACCTCTGTATTTTACTTAGCGGCGCTTAGTAATTCTCACTTAGCATTAGCGAAGGACCTACAAGAATCTCCTCTTTCTCTCAGTCTAAATACTTCCCTGCAATACCGAGTAGGTGCGCAACAGCATCAAGTGGTTATCACTCAGTACGGGATTTTAAACAAAGCAACAGTTAATCAAATAAACGAAACGTCCAATCAAGCGCATGTTACCCAATACGGTACTAACAACGAAGCTGCGTTGTTTCAGTATGGCGCAAATAACGTTGTAAACCTGTTACAACAAGGAAATAACAACCAAGCACACATACTGCAACAAGGCGACGGCAATACCGCCAATATCTCTCAAGCTGGCGAACAAACCTTTACAGTTCAGCAAATAGGTAACGGTATTGAAGTGAATGTGACGTTTTACAAGCAATAA